AAGCAAAGCATAAGTATATCATGTGTCCCTACCACCCGGTTCATATCCATATCGGGATACTGGTTTTGTTCTCCGGCGGGCAGTTCATCTATCTGCATGGTCATATTTCTTTTTTATTGTTCTTATCTGTCGGGTATAAATAGAATTGTGAGCGTACATATCCTGGTAAATGTGGTCGCCTTGTCCGTTGACTTCAATAATATAAGGAGTATCCGTTCCTCTTTCTATCAGTACATCTACTCCGGCATATCGCAAACCCAGTGTGCAGACGGCTTTCCTGCATAAGAGATAAATCCGTTGGCGGACATCTTCTGACAAGGAAAGTTCGCTCCACAGGCGTGCGTTGTTATTCAAGTGCAGATTGGTAATGCTTCCCTTGCTACATCTGACTACCACATAATCAATCTCTGTCTTTCCGCATACTACCCGAAGGTCATAATTTTCTCCTTGCAACTGCTCCTTAGGTATCCATTCTTCCAAAATAGCTCCGGTATGCATGACCGCTTCCGCCAATGGGAGAATATCTTTTTCCTTAGTCAGACGATGAATACGTTTTGTATTATGAATGATTCCGTCCACCTTTTGCAAGGTAGTATAAACCACCCATTTCTTCTGACGCGGCTGATAGCGGATTGCCATAATGCCGCCTGCTCCCGAACCATAACGGGGTTTCAGAAAACACCCCCTGCCGCAATCGGAAAGAGCTTGCACCAGTCCATCGAAAGCATGTAGAGCAGCCAACATCGGAGTCACACTCAAGTCATTAGCTAATAAAATCCGTTTGCCTTCCTTTTTATCAAGAGCCTGCAATAATGCATGAGGCGGATTCAAGAAATGCACATCGTCAGGCAGTGCCGTCTCGTCCAACCGCTGTAATACCGTTTTATATTCTTCACTCAACAGAGCATATTTCAGAAAATCCGTTTCGCAGCTTACCCACGGTTCCAGTTTGACAACTGCCTGCCGCAATGACGGCAGGCAGTTGAACAATTCTTCGTAAGTCATAAAGCGGACTCCCGTCTGCAAGCTCCTGCCGGCTTCGACAAAGTATTCGATGCGTTTGGACGGAGAGTTGCTGACAACGATTATCTGCATTTCCCCTACTCCGTAATCATCGGGTAATACCACATTTCACCGTCGTCCTCATCAGCTTCTTCCGATTCTGCAATATCAATCTTCATCGGAAGTTCCTGCAACTTCTTCTTCATGCCCTTGCTCAAATAATTGTAGCGCATATTGATAAACTTCAAATGGGCAATCTTGTCCATATTGTCCAGCAAAAGTTGGGCACCTTCATCTTTGAGGACACCTGCCGAAATATCCATTGTCTCCAATTGAGGAAGGATATCCGACTCCAGGAACATTTTTACAATCTCATCCTGTTCTTCCGAGTTCACGATGCCAAGATAAGTCAATTTCGGGAAACGCGTCTTTGAGAAAAGCGGACGGAATATCTCAATATCAGCTTCAAATCCGTAGTCTTCCACACCGACATACAGAACCAGTTTTTCCAGATTCGGGAAATCAGACGCCAGAATATCCTCTACGACTTCCGTAGGAAGACCGCCACTGATAATCTCCAGTGAGCGCAATTCCGGACGTGAGGTTTGTCCCAGGCGCAGGCTATTCGTACCTTTTATTTTCAAGTCTTTCAATTTGGGCATAGCATCGAGCAACGGGCTGAGGTCTGCCTGTTCAATCCATGAGATTTCCTGTTCTTCCTGGTCGATATCTCCCCAAAATAAGCCTTCAATGTTTGCAAACTTATCTTTATTTTCGAGCATCCCTTTTAGTAAGGCGGAGCAATCTTCACCTTCATAGTCCCAGCAACCGATAGTGATTTGTTTATATTCGGGCAGATGTTTGTCTTTCAGAATCTTATCCAATAGCTGAACGTCGTTTTCGTATTCATCATAACTTAAAGTGTATTTCTTGGCTTCCACTTTCATCTCGCGTGCCGTTTCCTCTGCTGTTTCTACATAGCCTTTCTTTGTTTTCTCCGCAATAAGTTTATTGGCAGCTTTTTCGGCTTCTTCAGCAGTCGAATAGTTTTTTACTTGTGTCTGACCGTCTGTTCCCAGCTTGCCATAATTAACGGTAACGTCTGTTCCGACTACATCTATACTCCAGAATTTCTGTGACTTAAAGTCTTGAAATACGAATACTCTTTTCATAATACTGTTTTTAATGGTTGATATTTGCTCATTCAAAGCGCCACAGCGCATGAACGATGCCTGCAAAAATAATTATTTTTCGCCACGTACAAAGCAATCGCACACTAAACTTTCAAAACAGGGAGATATAAACAAGAAGGGCTGCCCCGTTTTTCCGGAGCAGCCCTTGCTATTCTGTTTCTATACTTCTGTATTAATCTTCAATAGTACATATACTTACGCGGTTCCAATCCGGTTCGGTAAACATGTCACCTACACCCTGACCTTCGGCAGTGATACGGGAAGCGTTAATCTTGTATTTATTGACCAGGATAGTCTTGACAGCTTCTGCACGTGCGGCAGCTATTCTTGCGTTGACTTCCACACTTCCTTCCGGAGAAGCGTATCCTTTGATAATCACTTTTGAATCAGGATATTTCTTCATGTAAGAAGCTACACGTTCCACATTCGGCAACTGTGACGCATCTACTGATGAACGACCTTGTCTGAAAGTAATGATAGATTCCGGAACGCGGGCAGTCTTGACTACTGTTTCAACAGGAACGACCTTTGTACGACATTCTTCCAAGTCTTTCTGCAATCCGTTGATTCTTTGGTTGGCATTGTTCAATTCGTTGTCACGGTTGCTTACTTGTCCGCGAAGTGCATTGATAGAAGCGTTCAAATCGTCAATTTCGCCCTGGTTGTAGACTTTTACTTTGGTGAAATAATGGTTTCCGGTGCTTGTCTTGAAGTGATAAGTCAATCCGGCAGTCAGTTCAAACGCTGCGTTGTTCGCATTGAAACGGCTCTTTGCTTCGGGAAAATCACCTTGCATATCATATACGATAGCAGGTTTGATTCCTAATGTCCATGCTTTCGTTTCACCGAGATTGAAATTGAAGTTCAATCCGAAACGGGTAGACCATGAGTTGTCATCTCCGTCACCATTTACATAATAATGCAACCAACCCATTCCGGCTACTGCTTCCACCTCAAACAAACGAGGCTGACCTTGATAACTTGCGAACAGGTTCATCAAATTAACCTTACCCAATAAACTGACATCCGAAGCATCGAAAGCCGTTTTACTCGGAGTGGTGTTGATATATCCCATTCCCTGGAATCCCAAACCGAAGATAGGAGTCAATTGTTTTGAGAACCCTACTCCGAAACCGGGACGCATACTCTTAAAGAAAGCGTTATGAGTAAGAGGGGTAATTGCTCCCGCATTTACTTCAACAGACCAGTTGTCTGTAAACTTTGTACCTTCTACTACTGATTGGGCGTTTGCTGTAAATGCACCCAATACAAAAGCTAATAAAATAATAGATTTTTTCATAATCAAATGTTTTTAAACTGTGATGTTTTGCTTGCTAAATCATTAGAAATGTTTTATGTGTTCCATGTCTAATTCTTTAGTTTATAATCAAATTCGTTATTTACATTAAACAACATATCGTATAAAAAATTAGTTCATACGCCTATAGGCTAATTAACAACTATTCACTCATCGAAGCCACGATACGATTTCTAACATAGAAACAGCGCTATGCCGGACTACGAAAGAGTATCCGGCATAGTACAAGAATCAGAATTTATAACCGTAACCTAACATAATAATGACATTGTCATCATGGGCAAACATGAATCGTGCTTCCGCATTTAAGAAACTATGCTCTGACAATGGCAATGATATACCACCGCCGAGATTAAAGGCAAATTTGGTGGTATTATCCCTATCCACCTTCGCAGTCTGATCGGCAACTTCGACAGTCTGTTTCCCATAGAAATTATTCTGCATACCGATTCCCACAAGAGGATAGACAGAAAATCCCTGTCCGTCTTTGCTAAAGTTGAATACATAATGGAAGTTGATGTTTACATCCAGTCCCGTCACTTTATCTTTTGGAAAGAAAAATGTAAGGTCGGGAGCTATCCGAAGGTTATTGGCAATCACATAACGTCCTTGCGCCTGCAAGCCAAATCTTTCATAATTGGTCTGGTAACCAACACTTCCTAGCAATGAGCCCTCTCCTTTTTTCGTCTGTGCATTCACTCCGAAGGCTGCAAGAGCAACCATAACTAATAATAATAATTTTTTCATAATCAAGGTATTTTAGTTAGTAACATATTTTACTTCAAATAGAATATGTATATTCAATATTGCTATTCATCTTAAACAACATACCTTATAAAAAATTAGTTCGCAGTCCGAAATCGGAATTAACATCAATTTAAGATTTGAGAAATATAACAAAACTACTATTAGCAAACAAATTAGGAATAGAACATCACAAAAAGATGTCTTAAAAAGAAACGCTCAAACGGATTCGTATTACCGTTTGAGCGTTATTATTTGGTTTGAATTTATATATTATACTCTTATTTATCAGTTCATCAATTCCCATTTATTCCTCTTCTTCCACTAGCCAACGGCTCAAATTACGTTCTTCCTTGCTGAACTCCGCACCTATTTTCACCATACGGCAACCATTAGCGGTATAGGGTATAAGATAGCCGCGATTATCAATCTGTGCCAATGCTTCTTCTGCAGTACCATTCAGTTTGAATTCGAAGACGTAAACAGCATCAGCCGTTTTCACCACAGCGTCGGCACGTCCCAGAGCACTTTGTACTTCGGCATCAACAAACTGCCCCAATAATTTGAAAACAAGATAGAATACCACTTGGTAGTGGCGTTCCGTTTTGTCATTCAACTCGTAGGGGAAATCGGCAAAGAAAGCACGAAGACGGGTGAGGAAAGACTCGACATCTCCTGCCCTAAGTTCTTTTACAAATTGCCCGATATAGAAGGGAGCTCTCGATTCGTCCAACGAAGTATAAAACGGAGTGATAAAATTAAGGAATCCATATTTCACTTCATCATTAGGATACCCCAATTTGTAGAGACGTAATTCTGTATCATATCCTTTGATAGTCAGATAGCCGCTTTGATAAATCATTGGCACGGGGTTGTCCACATCAGCACGGTCGTCGGTAAGAGAGGCGGCAGTCACTTCCAATCCGTCCAATTCACGCAAATCATAATGCGTTTTCTTTAACATTTCAGCCAGAAAGGTGGGGGTACCGCTGGCAAACCAGTAGTTCTCAAACATTCCGCTCCTAAGCACGTTCAGAATACTGAACGGATTATACATGCCTTCCTTACGGAAATAGTTGAAATGGTATCCGTCATACATACGGGTGAGATACACCATGCAGTCTTCTCTTGTCAAACTGTTCCTTTCTGCCAACCGTTCCAGTTCCGGGACGAAATTGGCTTCAATTTCTGGACGGGTCATGCCACAGAGAGCATTGTATTGTGGGTCGAAACTAATATCTATCAGTTGGTTGAGGGTACTGAATATACCCATTTGAGCAAATTTGGTAACTCCGGTGATAAAGACGAAACGCAACCATGGGTCAGCTGATTTCAATACAGTATAGAAAGCCGTGAGCATTTCGCGAAACTTATCTTGTAACTCCGGGTTATGCATAGCACGAAGCAACGGTTTATCATATTCATCAATAAGAACAACCACACCGCGACCTGTTTGTCGATAAGCTTCTTTAATGACTTGCATGAAACGACCGGAATAACTCAAACCTTCCTCATTGGTTCCATAGATTTTTTCCCAACTACGAAGTTGCAATTCGAGCCCATTCTTCAACCCTTCAATATCAGAATAATCCTCAGCATTGAGGTCGAGATGTAGTACAGCGTGCTCATTCCATTCTGTTTCAAACTGCTCAATGGCAAGTCCTTTAAAAAGTTCCTTTTTTCCACAGAAATATGCTTCCAATGTAGAAAGCAGCAGACTTTTGCCGAAACGACGCGGGCGGCTAAGGAAATACGGATTGCCCGTTGAGGCAAGTTCGTAGACAAATGCCGTTTTGTCGACATATAAATAACCGTCGCGACGGAGTCTTTCAAAACTCTGTATTCCAATAGGAAGATTGCGCCGGGGAGCTTTCAAACGGTCAATAATATCCATAATTTCTTCTCTTTACAAATGAATACTTTGCAAAGATAACAAATCTTGCAGTGAATCGGTTATCTGACAAGGGTTTTATTATCCTGCTTCGTGAAGTTTCAGACAAGTAGGAAGTATGCATTCAAAGTCTATTTGTAAGATTTAATCGCCTGGTCATAATGTCAACTATTATCACCATAAATAATAAAGTCCCTACACTTAAGAAAAAGGTAATACAAAAAAGGCAACAACTTACTACTTAAAGGTTAATTGAGTTATTAATAAATACTGTGACCGTTTATTATAAACGTCCCCTCCGTTTATTATAAACTTTAAAATCCGGATTTGTATATTTAGCATCAATAATATGCAACAAAAAAGGCTGCAAACTCTGTAAAGTTTGCAACCTTTGGGGTATATCTGCCGTTCTATCCTTTAGTATAAGCTAAGGGAATAAGCTAAGTTCGTTGTAATATTATACTTTTTTCTATCCATTCTATATTCATATTCCAGTTATTTTTTCATTCATTATTCATTGGTTTCATCCTTTTCCGGACTACAAATATACGAAATAAAAAAGCATTTGTCAAGTCCCGGATAAGTTTTAATCACTTGTTATCGAGGATGCTCTTTTTTTACTTTTCCGGAATCACTTCATTCAGACAAGCTATGGCATTGAGTGTACGCGGATAGCCGATGTAGGGCAATAGTTGTGTGACGACAGCCAATAACGTATCTTTATTATTCCCTACGTTGACATTTCCCTGTATATGTCCTTTTATTTGTGACTCACAACCGCCTAAGGAAACAAGAATTGAGAACGTAATCAATTCGCGTGTCTTCACATTCAGTCCGCTACGTGTCTGATAGTCTCCGAAACAATTGGCGGAGAGATAACGCTGGATATGCTTCTGATTCTCGGGAGCGTTCTTATGCATCTGTTCTATCCGTTCACCGAAAATGGATTTCTGCAACTCCAACCCTTTGTCGAAACGGGTTTCGGATGATACAACCGATTGTCCCTCTAAAGGAAGACGTACACCACGGGCAAGCAATATACCATTAGTAAGACCGATAAAATCTCTCACCTTAGCCATGCCTGCATAAGCTACTGCCTGATAAAGGATTTCCTTCACTTCTATCGGGGTAATGCCTTCATTAAGGGCGCTTTCGAGTGTGATACGGTATTCAGCCTGTGCCTGCGAAGCTATATTGGACGCCAAGGTTACCATAAGGCGGGTTTTAGTATCCAAGTCACCATATTCCTGCACCTCTTTTGTAAAATTACCAAATATTCCGTCCAATTCGGAGTCGGTAGCTTTTAGTCCGGTTGCCACGTTGTCTTTTGTAGCTTCGGCATATTGTTGGT
The DNA window shown above is from Bacteroides faecium and carries:
- a CDS encoding STM4014 family protein, producing MQIIVVSNSPSKRIEYFVEAGRSLQTGVRFMTYEELFNCLPSLRQAVVKLEPWVSCETDFLKYALLSEEYKTVLQRLDETALPDDVHFLNPPHALLQALDKKEGKRILLANDLSVTPMLAALHAFDGLVQALSDCGRGCFLKPRYGSGAGGIMAIRYQPRQKKWVVYTTLQKVDGIIHNTKRIHRLTKEKDILPLAEAVMHTGAILEEWIPKEQLQGENYDLRVVCGKTEIDYVVVRCSKGSITNLHLNNNARLWSELSLSEDVRQRIYLLCRKAVCTLGLRYAGVDVLIERGTDTPYIIEVNGQGDHIYQDMYAHNSIYTRQIRTIKKKYDHADR
- a CDS encoding STM4015 family protein, whose amino-acid sequence is MKRVFVFQDFKSQKFWSIDVVGTDVTVNYGKLGTDGQTQVKNYSTAEEAEKAANKLIAEKTKKGYVETAEETAREMKVEAKKYTLSYDEYENDVQLLDKILKDKHLPEYKQITIGCWDYEGEDCSALLKGMLENKDKFANIEGLFWGDIDQEEQEISWIEQADLSPLLDAMPKLKDLKIKGTNSLRLGQTSRPELRSLEIISGGLPTEVVEDILASDFPNLEKLVLYVGVEDYGFEADIEIFRPLFSKTRFPKLTYLGIVNSEEQDEIVKMFLESDILPQLETMDISAGVLKDEGAQLLLDNMDKIAHLKFINMRYNYLSKGMKKKLQELPMKIDIAESEEADEDDGEMWYYPMITE
- a CDS encoding OmpA family protein; its protein translation is MKKSIILLAFVLGAFTANAQSVVEGTKFTDNWSVEVNAGAITPLTHNAFFKSMRPGFGVGFSKQLTPIFGLGFQGMGYINTTPSKTAFDASDVSLLGKVNLMNLFASYQGQPRLFEVEAVAGMGWLHYYVNGDGDDNSWSTRFGLNFNFNLGETKAWTLGIKPAIVYDMQGDFPEAKSRFNANNAAFELTAGLTYHFKTSTGNHYFTKVKVYNQGEIDDLNASINALRGQVSNRDNELNNANQRINGLQKDLEECRTKVVPVETVVKTARVPESIITFRQGRSSVDASQLPNVERVASYMKKYPDSKVIIKGYASPEGSVEVNARIAAARAEAVKTILVNKYKINASRITAEGQGVGDMFTEPDWNRVSICTIED
- a CDS encoding outer membrane beta-barrel protein, giving the protein MKKLLLLVMVALAAFGVNAQTKKGEGSLLGSVGYQTNYERFGLQAQGRYVIANNLRIAPDLTFFFPKDKVTGLDVNINFHYVFNFSKDGQGFSVYPLVGIGMQNNFYGKQTVEVADQTAKVDRDNTTKFAFNLGGGISLPLSEHSFLNAEARFMFAHDDNVIIMLGYGYKF
- a CDS encoding ATP-binding protein, producing the protein MDIIDRLKAPRRNLPIGIQSFERLRRDGYLYVDKTAFVYELASTGNPYFLSRPRRFGKSLLLSTLEAYFCGKKELFKGLAIEQFETEWNEHAVLHLDLNAEDYSDIEGLKNGLELQLRSWEKIYGTNEEGLSYSGRFMQVIKEAYRQTGRGVVVLIDEYDKPLLRAMHNPELQDKFREMLTAFYTVLKSADPWLRFVFITGVTKFAQMGIFSTLNQLIDISFDPQYNALCGMTRPEIEANFVPELERLAERNSLTREDCMVYLTRMYDGYHFNYFRKEGMYNPFSILNVLRSGMFENYWFASGTPTFLAEMLKKTHYDLRELDGLEVTAASLTDDRADVDNPVPMIYQSGYLTIKGYDTELRLYKLGYPNDEVKYGFLNFITPFYTSLDESRAPFYIGQFVKELRAGDVESFLTRLRAFFADFPYELNDKTERHYQVVFYLVFKLLGQFVDAEVQSALGRADAVVKTADAVYVFEFKLNGTAEEALAQIDNRGYLIPYTANGCRMVKIGAEFSKEERNLSRWLVEEEE
- a CDS encoding cupin domain-containing carboxymuconolactone decarboxylase family protein, translated to MKKLIVTLVVALITFFGYNSLNAQNMKKEEVPQNISAFPIGEENVGFKQYFTGESWLARLTSNKDLNVPMSNVTFEPGCRNNWHSHTGGQILIAVGGVGYYQERGKASRRLLPGDVVEIAPNIEHWHGAAPDSWFSHLAIECNPQTNKNTWLERVSDQQYAEATKDNVATGLKATDSELDGIFGNFTKEVQEYGDLDTKTRLMVTLASNIASQAQAEYRITLESALNEGITPIEVKEILYQAVAYAGMAKVRDFIGLTNGILLARGVRLPLEGQSVVSSETRFDKGLELQKSIFGERIEQMHKNAPENQKHIQRYLSANCFGDYQTRSGLNVKTRELITFSILVSLGGCESQIKGHIQGNVNVGNNKDTLLAVVTQLLPYIGYPRTLNAIACLNEVIPEK